In the genome of Flavobacterium panacagri, one region contains:
- a CDS encoding helix-turn-helix domain-containing protein, which translates to MMYNEKLSKFFKAKGLKQKEVGEILGFSPAMIGRYLHGTANIGSEFILSLSKNFPDVDLNDLFAPEDGQNMVNETGAVYEKQHMLNDLEEIEDRIHNIRLRLAEKKFEE; encoded by the coding sequence ATGATGTATAACGAGAAATTAAGCAAATTCTTTAAAGCTAAAGGATTAAAGCAAAAAGAGGTAGGGGAAATTTTAGGATTCAGCCCAGCAATGATTGGGAGATATTTACATGGCACGGCTAATATAGGCTCTGAATTTATTCTTAGTTTAAGTAAAAACTTTCCCGATGTAGATTTAAATGATCTTTTTGCGCCAGAAGATGGCCAAAATATGGTTAATGAAACAGGAGCAGTTTATGAAAAACAGCATATGCTGAATGACTTAGAAGAAATCGAAGATCGAATTCATAATATTAGGCTGCGGCTGGCAGAGAAAAAATTTGAGGAATAG
- a CDS encoding phospholipase A, producing MYLKYLLPFFILFSIKANSQIVEAKKNFRAADSLLKEHSFSVHRDNYFLTGVPLNEPITRNSADVKYQISFKQRLTGKPWIGGFFPYLMYTQKAFWDIYASSKPFSEINFNPGVAIVRPFYLKGGRLTYGTISFEHESNGRDSIYSRTWNMLAFSLKSQISPRWTVGIRGWIPFVDKDDNPGLTKYVGYGEASATYQIKPGRWSADVLFRKGSGLLNYGSLQTQVNWKPYKNENYYLTLQWFVGYTESLIDYQEHKSMLRLGFTIKPENMGIF from the coding sequence ATGTACTTAAAATATTTATTGCCTTTTTTCATTTTGTTTTCAATTAAAGCCAATTCGCAGATTGTAGAAGCGAAAAAAAATTTTCGTGCGGCAGATTCACTTTTAAAAGAACATAGTTTTTCTGTTCATAGAGATAATTATTTCTTGACAGGAGTACCACTAAACGAGCCAATTACAAGAAATTCTGCTGATGTCAAATATCAAATTAGTTTCAAACAGCGTTTAACAGGAAAACCTTGGATTGGTGGTTTCTTTCCTTATTTAATGTACACTCAAAAAGCTTTTTGGGACATTTATGCCAGTTCAAAACCATTCTCTGAAATCAATTTTAATCCCGGAGTTGCCATTGTCCGTCCGTTTTATTTAAAAGGAGGAAGATTAACTTATGGAACAATTTCATTTGAACACGAATCAAATGGAAGAGATTCTATTTATTCTCGAACTTGGAACATGCTTGCTTTTTCACTTAAATCGCAAATTTCGCCAAGATGGACAGTCGGAATACGAGGATGGATTCCTTTTGTGGATAAAGATGATAATCCCGGATTGACAAAATATGTGGGCTACGGCGAAGCTAGTGCAACCTATCAAATAAAACCAGGAAGATGGAGTGCTGATGTTCTTTTTAGAAAAGGAAGCGGTTTACTCAATTATGGTTCATTACAGACACAAGTGAATTGGAAACCTTATAAAAATGAAAATTATTATCTCACTTTACAGTGGTTTGTGGGGTACACAGAAAGTTTGATTGACTATCAGGAACATAAAAGCATGCTCCGTTTAGGCTTTACCATTAAACCAGAAAACATGGGAATTTTTTAA